A region of the Corynebacterium falsenii genome:
CAGATTGTCGCCCAGTGGCGGGCGGATGGACCATCCTGCAGCAGCGCCGCAGTGCCCCTGCCACAGCGACACAGTGGCGCAGAGCTCTTACTCGCCACGGAGCTCGCGCATGCGCTTCGCCACGGCATCCTCCGAGGCCTGAGTGTTGGCCGGGTTAGCCTGGTTGAACTGCTGGTTGCCCTGCTCGATCGATTGCTGTGCGTTGCTTCCGCCCACAGCCTGCTGGCCTGAACCGTTCATCTCCGCACGAATCTGCTCCAAGCGGGAGTGCCCAGCCATCTGGATGCCGGCCTGCTCGACCTCCATCATGCGGCCCTGCACCGAGTTCTGGGCGAGCTCGGACTGCCCAAGCGCGTTGGCGTACCGGCGCTCAATCTTCTCGCGCACCTGATCCAAGTTCGGAGTGGAGGTGTTCGATACGGAGTTCATAGACTGCAGTGACTCCGCCACCTTCTCCTGCATCTTCGCCTGCTCGAGCTGGCTCAGCAGCTTGGTGCGCTCGGCAGCCTTTTGCTGCAGCTGCATCGCATTGCGCTCCACGGCCTGCTTGGCCTGCGCGGCCTGCTGCAACGACTGATCGTGCAGGGACTTCAAATCCTCCACGGACTGCTCAGCAGACACCAGCTGCGCGGCGAATGCCTCAGCGGCGTTCTCGTACTCCGTCGCCTTCTGGGTATCGCCCGCTGCACGAGCCTTGTCGGAGAGGTTGAGCGCCTGCTTGGTGTTGGCCTGCAGCTTTTCCACCTCGGCGAGCTGACGGTTCAGCTTCATCTCCAGCTGACGCTGGTTTCCTATGACCGCCGCGGCCTGCTGCGACAGCTCGCGGTGCTGACGCTGAGCCTCCTGGATGGCCTGTTCGATCTGGATCTTGGGGTCAGCGTTTTCCTCAATCTTGTTGTCGAACAAGGCCATGAGGTAGTGCCATGCTTTGGAAAAAGGGTTGGCCATGAGCTGTTGTGCTCCTCAAAAAAAGAATTCTGGTGGAAGGTGTGCAGCGGGCTTACGAGAGCCCCATCAATGTGGACGCTGATCAACGCGATCACCGATCAGCGTAAACACTGACATCTTAGCAATCGAGCGCGACGCCACGGCCGCTCCCGCATGCCCCATGGGGCTTAGCTGCTTGACACCGCGCGCGTAGCCATGTTGGCGGCAAGCTCGGCCGCGGCGGCGTCGAGAGCCATCATCGACGCGGCCTCCAGGATCACGGACGCGACGCTGACGCCCATCGCGTGACACACGCTCGCGAGCAGCTCGGAGGACACTTCCTTGCGTCCCCGCTCCAGCTCCGAAAGGTAGCCCGGACTGACGTTCGCAAGCGCAGCCAACTCGCGCAGCGTAAAGCCGCTTTCCCCGCGGTATTCCCGCAGTGTTGCTCCTAGCGCCTCGCGCAGCAGCGGCTCTTCTGCAGGCAAGGTGGGCGAAGGCTTCTCCGCCAGCTTCGGTCCCATTAGCATCGTTTGTTGAGTCATCATTTACTCC
Encoded here:
- a CDS encoding PspA/IM30 family protein, whose protein sequence is MANPFSKAWHYLMALFDNKIEENADPKIQIEQAIQEAQRQHRELSQQAAAVIGNQRQLEMKLNRQLAEVEKLQANTKQALNLSDKARAAGDTQKATEYENAAEAFAAQLVSAEQSVEDLKSLHDQSLQQAAQAKQAVERNAMQLQQKAAERTKLLSQLEQAKMQEKVAESLQSMNSVSNTSTPNLDQVREKIERRYANALGQSELAQNSVQGRMMEVEQAGIQMAGHSRLEQIRAEMNGSGQQAVGGSNAQQSIEQGNQQFNQANPANTQASEDAVAKRMRELRGE
- a CDS encoding helix-turn-helix domain-containing protein, with amino-acid sequence MTQQTMLMGPKLAEKPSPTLPAEEPLLREALGATLREYRGESGFTLRELAALANVSPGYLSELERGRKEVSSELLASVCHAMGVSVASVILEAASMMALDAAAAELAANMATRAVSSS